The following is a genomic window from Benincasa hispida cultivar B227 chromosome 7, ASM972705v1, whole genome shotgun sequence.
tgctcttgaactAGCAAAAAGAGTAGTGTGGTGGTTGAGCTCTAATCCATGGAAAGTCGGTGAGATTAGCTTGAAAAGTAGATGTAGGCTAGTTgtgtcaaattactataaaattATCGGTGTTAATTTCTCTATCCCTCCTCtaatttatttttgcaattaattttggTTATTATGTTTCATTGCAAGAAATTAATTGCAATTGTTAATTccttaaatcaattattcatatttatctatttaaatTGGTTGAATTGATTTTTACATATACTTTACTAATCCTATtgtgaaaattaaattgattgttTGAAATTATTAATGCTACCCatttattaatctttttaaGTGGgtgtatatttataaaattattgattaattCTTATTAGCaaaaaaatttgttaatttatttaattcggCTCGCATTTataaaaagttttcattaattttaataaattctaTTAACCCTCACTAAGATTGATGATAAtacaaataaaagattaaaaaaaattagatttatGATTAAAAGAAGTAGgctaaaataaacaaaatatcaaaatggTCATTTTTGTTCAAAGTATAGAAAAAAAGGCTAAACTATATAAAAACTAAGATAagaaaagatttgaaaatacatagtttttttttttttttaaggttgaaATATAATTAAGATTATTGAAAATCAAAAGAATGTTGGGATAAGTGAGTAATCGGGAGCGAAGCGAAAATAAGATCGTGAAACATGAAAACAATGTAAAATATGGTTAGATTGAAAGATGTAGGAACAAAATGAATTTGGTACTACAAATTTGAACTCAAAACACTCAATTCAAACATGAGTTTTGGATTACATTACGTCATAAACTCATTCTATTACAGACCCTCAAAAATCTCTTAAAATATTTGAGATTACATGGACCGAAATAGGAGTTTTTAGCGTAAAACTAAAAGACTAAAATATCATTTCAATAGTTTCACTCTctcgattttgtttttttttttttttttcatttctttctttttattgcCTACTTGACTCTCTCATATGAAACAATGGTTAAATACCTGGGGGCGTTTGGGCCCCTATATCTAGTTGGGCAGGTGGGCTACAATAGCCCACCTAATATTTGGGACTCCAACTACCAAATCTCACTTAAGCGCTCGATTATTTTGGTCTGTTTTTTTACTCTCCCTCATTTTCTTTATTCTCCCTCGTTTTCCTTCGGTTCAAATCTCTAGatttaaataggaaaaaaatatttatttttctttgtttatatcATTGAAATCTAGATTTGACTGTAAAAACTTCTatcaaaacattttttaattgatttagaaCATGAAAGTTTCCACATAATTCTATGATTTTACAAAGTTCTATCATCAATACATTGAATTCTTTGATTATAAGattatgttatatatgtattcAAACAGGGATAGTGAGATTTGAAACTTTCATTTTCAGACTTTTGTGAGATTAAAGTTCTATAAATTGTGTTGGAAAAgttttgcatttaattttagtAGTAGGTTACAATCTCAATTACTCTATcaaattttttagatttattctATCATTAGtttattaactattttttttttttttttactctattGTGAATGGTTTAATAATGAATGACATGGTTTCAAATGCCACAACATTAATTTGTGTAACAACCAAAGTGTGTTTTTCATCcatataagaaaataatttaatagtCAACTTAAATTATATTCAACTAGTCAAAGAATGTTCGTCCAAAAGGTCACtccatatttaaataaaaatatgaccTAATCCCGTAGACCATTTTTTTAAGATATCAAAAATAGAAATAGGAGATTGAATTTTCAtgcatgtaataaatatttaatgactAAGTAAGGCTAAAATTAGCAAATATGAATTGATTCAACAACTGCACATTAGTCATGAATAAGAAAATATTCAATGATGTTGATACAAAATGGCTGacaatttcatattattaaattgagAAAATTGAAGTCCCACCTTaagattgataatataaattcaTGTTTGAGATATATTCATATTGACAACAATTTTATATGGCTAAATGTAAGAGATGAAAACTAAGGtcctgttttttgtttttatttttgaaaattaagtttatggacactacttccacctccaaatttctttatttgttatctacttttcaccaatggtttaaaaaactaggctaaattttgagaattaaaaaaaatagtttttagaaagtcgtgttttgttttttggaatttggctaaaagtTCAACTATTGTACAATGATGCAAATCATTTTAAGAAATATAgatgaaataagtttaattttcaaaaaaaaaattagaaaatcaaataataaCCCAACGGAGTCTAAATATTAagattcaacccaacccatcTTTTTCTAGATTGGTTAAACCCAATCAAAGCACAAGTAACAGTTGAGGCCCAATCATAGCTCAAGCAATAGTTGAATTGAGGTCCATGAATCATTTGTGGCAAattgagaaaaagagagagggagagaaagaTTCCATCATTCAGTACAATGGAAGTGAGAAATTCGAATCATAGATTTATTAGTCgtccatatatatttatgtcgGTTGGACTAGACTTATTTTAGTCTCTCCATTCATTATTAGTGATATGTtaaaataatgtaaatatatataataattaatacaatttgtcaAAAATTATAAACTAATGAAGTTAAATATGGGAATGatagaaattttttaaattattttcagCTTATTTTCATTCTTGGTATTATTAATCTCACatgtattaaattaaatatagtaGACACAATAATGATTTGTCAAATTTAACCAAGAATCAAATTGAAACTCCCTCTTCACACCTTATGAACCATATTTACAAACAACCAAAATCATAGGGACAAATATAGTAAATAAAAGCTCATTTTtgaatttgtattaaaaaaaatcaacatatcCAGCTCAGAATATCTGAATTTTATACAATTCGACACGTGGACGTATCATGTAAGGCCACCTCATCACTTTCTTCCTCCCCTTTACGCATTAccgtgaagaagaagaagaggaactTGCCGATGAAGAAACTCCATGAAACAAATCCGACAAATAATTCCCCAAATCATCCGGTGAAAATCTCACAACACCCACattcacattcattttctcaagaCACCCCTCGTAAAATTCTCTGTAAATCGGCACAACTTTCTTCGCTATCGACATTTTCAATTCATCTCTCAAATTCCCATCCTCCACTCTCCACGACGTTTGCTTCCGATACGCTTCTTCAAACGCCGCATTGAAACTCTTGAACCCCTCCGCCGCCGTCTCCGCCGACCCCACTTCCTCCGACCCTCTCTCCGGCAACGATTTCATCACTCTGTTCCACGCCGTCGCTTCATAATTCGCCGCATACACCTTCACTTTACTCCTGTGATTCGCCACCCACTCGACGCCGATTAGTGTTTTGAGATTCGTCGTCGCCGCCGTCTTCacaatgaaattcaaattgttcgCTAGGAATAAGTATGATAATGATACGTCTCTGTACATCTCTGCTTTTGTGTCTAGTTTACAGAGGAGGACTAGAATTAGCCACCCGAGTTGCGCTGCCACTGGCGACGACAGTGCGTCGTCGGCGGCGATGGTCTCCAGGTACGACGACGGAATTGGAGAGTTTTCGACGGTGAGGATGTCGGAGAGGGTGCTAGCGTAGTCGCCGAGAGACGAGATGTAGCTCATCGCTGATCGGGTTAGTGGGTGGATTCCGCCGCCGGGGGTTGGATTTTTGGATGAATCTTTTTGAATTGTTATTTCAAATTCAGAAAGAATGTCACGGATTGAATCAGCGAGTTTCGTCATCGACGTTTGAGCTTGGGTTTTAATGTCGGATGTTGAAACAGAGTCGAATATGACTTCAATTTCCGGCAATACGTCGGAATTCGCTTCGTAAAGCTCCATTAATATAAAGATTTTGTCGGAATCTTTCTTCCCTTTTGCTACCAGTTCCGGGAATTTTAACAAAGTGATTGCACCATCTTTTGTGATTTCAGAAAAACAGGACTCTCTGATTCTTTCCGATCTCGAAAAAACATGGTTGCAGAGAAATCTCTCGCCACGAAACAGTGTATTCACAGCGATATTAACCGAATTCATCCAATTCTTGATTATTTGCTCGAGCGAATCCCAATTCCATTTCAGAATTCtcgaaattttgaatttttctgtTCCAAGGCGATACAGAGTTTCATCAACAATCGATTTTCTGATTACTTTATAGATTTTAACACACTCTTTCCCATACCCAGAATCAATCATACAATCCGCAATCGATTTCAAATCAGCCGAAACTCTATCGAACTCGGTAATGGAATCCCCACCGGTTTCCCCATCAGCCGTCGACCGGTCAGAGGATCTGCTGGAGATGGATTCGGGGTCTAGATTCTGGCGATTCTCACTCAAAATCTGGTAAAATTCCTTCTCCAATCTTCTCATAGCGGCCTGCATCAACTTCTGAGCAATAACAAGGACGGATGAAGTGGAATTTGCCGATATAAAAAAGTCCATTGCCTGTCGGAGGCTATTGACGGAGTCAATGAACTCGCCGGATTCGGCTCTGCCATGGCGGAAGAGGAAGGTGATTCTATTGAACTCAGAAGAATCCGGGTCCCATTTCGTGATGATGGGTTCGGAGTTAATTATGGCCTCTTCCATGGCCGCCGACTCGGAAGGGTCATAGCTTGACGGCGGGAGTCTCCGGTGGGCGGAGATgggaaaggaagaagaggagTGGAGGGATTTTGAAGAAGAGGAGTGGGAGAAGCCAAAGAATTCTTTGATGTGCATTAATTTGGTGGTGGTGTTACTCTTTGGGGGCTCTGAGAGTATCATTGGAATTGAAATTGGGAGAGATGATTgtaagattagagagagaaagaggagaGAGAAAGCTCTGAGAGATGGCTATGGCTATGCGAGAAGAAGAGATTTATAGAGGAGGAAGGAACAAGAGGAGGTGATTTCAACCAGCATTCTTAGACTAATATCATTGACTGACTCAACattgcattatgtttatactttttttttgcAAAGGTGTTATGTTTATACTTATTTTATAATACAGGGTAGAAAAATAGTTTGTGCATCCCGACATGTTTATGTGTATCCCAtcaaattattcaattataaatttttatagataaattttgcctttttctttttttttttttttgaaatattttaatattttttatgtgaATAATGAAAATAGATGTACAAAGATGAGTGATTTCCGAGATATACCTAAGTATTACTGTATTGGggacacatatatatacatacacacaccctatttattttagtttaaggaACAAAACTTAgatactgaaggaaatcgaacacgaggatttccatgagcagcggaaagatattccaaatttcaatttagttttgaacttcttttacaatctttgtgggtttctacatttgtgtttaattgttaaatgtttttgtggatggagttgatgaatggcgatgagctaaacaatccctctaatgaacatagtcatagtcttactatgactgggtcctctcttctaaagagaagcggtagccactatgttcaagcccataatcagctcttaaggaagcaatctctctAGTCTCTACTTACTCCTATTTCGGGGAAtgtgtgaatttcatcttgtgtattgagtcccagctcccaaatcagacaagttccTAAacaggtaggcatgttgagttgacaatctagccactctcacccatactaattaaagaaccaccctcaaagacgagagtttctaaaacactcaggattaaggtcgtgtcacctatggtcgtttaagtgagatgtaagtctccagtatcaacgacattatatacagagtctagtcatctcatgatccggtcttatacaaactctttgtataggacactcttgctcgcacgtctccacataaatggtcaggatctaccatctgtagtagtttacaacacttgcaaacctctacaaagcgggtcgtatccgtagtgtcactagatCGGGTATTCCACATTAATCCTTATACGacagatctatttaggttatcacatgatccaattgtatatcacatatacatgcttaaatttacataagataaccattaagatttgtttattggatataagtaaatgctagaatgaaataacagttattttattcctaaaacaatgtgtatcattacaaacaacgagactacGGGAAAATTAGAACACGAATCCCAACAGATACAACATGGGCTAAACTTAGGAACACCTTATCAAACTtagttgttttttaaaaatataaaaaattatttgtgaTGTGTGTATAAAAATAGGAAGCATATTACTTAGGTGCAGCCTAAGTATTGCTCTTAGTTTAATACTCTATCCAAACTATAGAAAGATATAGTACTACCGTATTACATATTATCCCCATTTAttatttaacatgtttttaaataatttattaatttattaatcattTATTTCGTAGATCTCACATAATTCTTAAATGTTAATTTTGTGACTAAGTAATGAATGGAGGTTCGTACTACTAAAAATTTTCTCATCCTAACTCGATGAATAAGTTATCAATaatcatttcaaaattgaaagatCTAGGCCATATTTTGAATTGACTAAAGAAAAATTGTTGTAAAAAAgtcattttaatttcaaatttttttataaaaacttctTAAAATACAACTTACAAGTATTTCAAAAGTTATTCTGAGTGGtgatcaaatatttcatatttttcctAAAATGACTTAATTTCAAAAGTAAACACCATTTAATCTGTTTGTTGccaaattttccttttcctttttggataattagaAATAGGGGATTTGAACCGTCAACACACTGTATGCGAGTTATGCTTGCTTTGGATGTTGTCATTGTTAACTAAAATATAATTGGATGAAAAGTATGAATTATACCAAACTTTGACAATTAAAATGaggaaaattttaaactttaaattaactaaaatcacaaattaatagttgtatattaaaattttaaagttaaccaatttaaatctcaattaggaatctattTTTAAATCATTCTTATTTATTACACAACTTTTTACGTATATAagagttttttaaataatgcatgaattgacaaaaatattagagaaaaatGATATAATCAACTTGGtagaagtatttttttttttcattaatatttgtagtttttttttttttttttttttacttatttagcAAGAATTGGTAAGTTAAATGATACTTTTTTTtcgcatttttttttagaaaattaattcttttttatgatTCTGCGTTGATTTTAAATGgagttaaattaaaataataataaattactcATGAAGAATTTAAATTGcgttattaataaatatttaagatTTAAAAAGATGTAAcagttaatttgaagttttaatCGATacaattctcaaaatttagtATTAGATGATATAACTTTAAATTTACATTTATCCATGAGTTTAAATTTTTGGATCAATTGGTAATTTAACtgatatataaaatatagtgttagatgatataacattaaatttacaCTCATTCATGAGTTTAAACTTTTGGATCAATCGgtaatttaattgatatatagATTGATTTTTCCATAAGTTAAATAGATGTAAAAtgaagattcagacttatgattTAAACAAAAGTATGTCATAACGGGTGAAGTATACTTTATGTTAACATTATCTCAGCTGGCTTTGAATACGTCTTGTTAATCAAAGTATTATtctattaaacatttgaaattgtAAACTTGACTTTAAgatacatataatataagatgTGATACCcatgtttttaatttaataagttGGACATATTTacccataaaattgaaaatatgttcatttaacaagatcttGATTAAGACAATTGATGCATACTTTGGTGACAGAGGTGGAATGGTGGACTAACAATGAGTATGGACTTGGGAGACAAGCAAGTTAGCAAATAAAATGGACTACATCTTTTGCACACTTGAAAACTTAACATTAtacttgacaaaaaaaaatgtttatatgtatgtttgggGCGAGAAGGTTGTTGGAGCTGGACGAGTCGAGAATAcggttttaaatttttatccacgtgtcaacatttttttaattgagatcATATTTTTAGATTCGTTATTGACAGACATAATGATTGAATCAACGTTTCtattatataatagaaaatttgatgaatatataaatagatataactaaaaatattaataatatatacctgatattaataataatgttatTTTGGTCCGTATACATTaggttttgtttcattttaatcTATATACTTTCAATCAATCTGAAATTTAGTCTAGTTGTTAATTtatgtttgaaaatatattcacatgaTACCTTTTTTCGTATAAAAGTTACTACTActgttattatttaattaacttcGACATAAATTAATCATTGATTGAAAGTACAACgaatacatttaaaaaatactaaaagaaaagtaagaaatttagaCCATTAACAGTACATagattaaaatgaaatgaaaccTACATTGgattaaaatggtattttaacataataataaatataaaacttaattaaaaatagaaagatACGTACCTACTTATTATTGTAAAAtacttttatataatttttctaaaatcatttaTCTAATtgacattttatcaatatttttattaacattttcataaaattgataTCTAAAAGTTTCCGTGAACGTTTACAACCTTGTTTCTAGACtaaaagaatctccaaattatataattaataatccATATTAGCGTGTTTTGAATCTTAAACCCGACAATAAAAttgactaattttaaaaaaatcatatatatatatatatatatatatatattaacaattaatatagaaaaataaataaaaatatttataaatataacaaaattttactgACNATTAAGATTTGATGAGATTTCTTACCAATATGTATTTGATAAACTCATTAGAGGTCAATATATTTGCAAACAACGAAAAAtatattaacaattaaaatatatatttagcttctaaacaaatttgaaataatggtgctaatttttttttaaaaattgcacaatttttatttaatatatatagacggttgattctgaagcactgaatTGTAAAATAAGTCATCATTTGAAATAAGcaaatttataaatacaaaaataggctaatttttttattaaaaaatttccaaAGGTTTTTTCTTAATCTGCAGGGATAttgttttgttatctttttGTTGAACTTGACTAATTATCTATTGGCTTCACGACTTTCtcagaggaaaaaaaaaaaaggtatattaaattataatacataaataattagcggcgacataatatataaaataattaacggCGACACTTAGAATATCCATAAATTTATGGGCAACGTTGTTGTCCATATGTTGAATGTTTCAAAGTTTGGATAATAGACCTAGGGTTATGTAGCACACCTTTTTTGTGGGAAATTTTTTGTGGACTATATAattctctatattttattttttttaaaaaaaaaagttgattctaaacttaaaattttaatatcgATAGAAATGTCGAGACTTCCGTTTCACAAAAATGCGGAtgaaaatatagataaaatatcgacaaaaaatatatttaaattaataaataaatatttacaatttgtaaACAAGAGAATATGTTAATAACATTTGGTTACTTATTCTTTTATGTTTATAGATTATTTATGATAAAATAGAAAtgtggatatatatatatatatattacaacatGTGGGATGAGAATCTAACTTTTAACTTTgagatcaataaaaaaaaaagttgtatgtTAATTGAGATGTGATATTTTGGCgtgaaaatataatttaagtTTCAATACTactttagtctctatacttttgattttggttcattttagtccttgtactttcacattgttcattttggttttatacttttaactttggtttagtttggtccttatactttaaaaatgttcattttagtcattgtacttttaattttagttcattttggtcttacatttttaaaaagttgtcaTTTCAGTCCCTTTGTTTTCACTTTAAAGgataaaaatagtatttttttttaaaaaaaaaaattgaagttcaAGGACCAAGAtgaactaaagttgaaaatacaaagaccaaaatgaatatttctaaatataaggaccaaaatgaaccaaagttgaaaatatagagaccaaaataaacattttgaaagtagagaaatcaaaatgaacaaaaatcgaaaatataaggatcaaaataatatttaaacctaTAATTTAATAGCATGGAATGAGTTGACTTAATAGTTGTGACTTTTGTAGTATTGATCGTCTTAACTAAGTTATATTACATCATTAACGGTTCACTTAAATGGACATAAATTGGAGTTATAACTATAATTACAATTTTTCGCACTTTTTTATCCTTATATATTTACTCACCTTGTACTGCTATTAAATCGTTGAATACTTTATAGCTTtatcaaaaatttatttatataatataggttaaattataaatttaattcctaAAATTTTATCCATACGCTTAGTATTCGAACTTTTGGTTTTGTGtataataaatttcttattatgatgtcttcaaattttcaatataatatAAGCGTCTAGTAGGTTTATAAACTTTCGATTTTGAATTCAACGGAGCGTTGatctattcttattttttaaaatttgtatagATCTATATGGtatattaaaattggaaatttatgtctaatagatTTATCAATTTCAATAAGTCGAATATATCAAAGGTttattttagaaacaaaattaaaagtctAAGAacctattaaacattttttaaatctcATGTACTTATTCAACACAAACCTAAATGTTCagaattaaacatttaatttattttatggtTTTCTCACTTATATgagtttgaaaataattttgcaAAAGTAAATAGAATTAAAGAAGATtctcaaaaatagaaaaataagataaactatttacacaaaatagcgagactgatagagattgataaaagtctatcgtggttattagtgatagaaactgataaaagtctatcactaatagaagttgatagaagtttattagtgtctattaatatttattttgctatttttataaatagtttgacatttttttttatagattccCTAGAATTAAAAGCTCAATATATGTGTTTGTATTATTAGCCATCCTAACATAGGTTTGCTTATAAACAGTAAATGTACAATGTGTGTGCTTGTTGAAGAATGAAAAACTAGCCACTTGTAACTTTATTTAAGAaacaattcaatgaaaaaagtgcaaacttttgattttattCAACTATAACTCCTCCAAC
Proteins encoded in this region:
- the LOC120081750 gene encoding exocyst complex component EXO70H1; translated protein: MILSEPPKSNTTTKLMHIKEFFGFSHSSSSKSLHSSSSFPISAHRRLPPSSYDPSESAAMEEAIINSEPIITKWDPDSSEFNRITFLFRHGRAESGEFIDSVNSLRQAMDFFISANSTSSVLVIAQKLMQAAMRRLEKEFYQILSENRQNLDPESISSRSSDRSTADGETGGDSITEFDRVSADLKSIADCMIDSGYGKECVKIYKVIRKSIVDETLYRLGTEKFKISRILKWNWDSLEQIIKNWMNSVNIAVNTLFRGERFLCNHVFSRSERIRESCFSEITKDGAITLLKFPELVAKGKKDSDKIFILMELYEANSDVLPEIEVIFDSVSTSDIKTQAQTSMTKLADSIRDILSEFEITIQKDSSKNPTPGGGIHPLTRSAMSYISSLGDYASTLSDILTVENSPIPSSYLETIAADDALSSPVAAQLGWLILVLLCKLDTKAEMYRDVSLSYLFLANNLNFIVKTAATTNLKTLIGVEWVANHRSKVKVYAANYEATAWNRVMKSLPERGSEEVGSAETAAEGFKSFNAAFEEAYRKQTSWRVEDGNLRDELKMSIAKKVVPIYREFYEGCLEKMNVNVGVVRFSPDDLGNYLSDLFHGVSSSASSSSSSSR